The Planctellipticum variicoloris DNA window GAATTCAAGCAGCTCGCCAAGCTGCAGAAGGAATACGGGCTGTCGGTCTGCAGCATCGGCTCGCGGATCGGCAAAGTGAAACTGCTCGATATCGAAGACGGATCGCACAACAAATACGTCGATCCGAAGACCTATCTCAATACCACTGTTGCGGATACGCTCCGGGCCGCCGAGGCGCTCGGCGCGACGATGATCCGCGGTTTTTCGTTCTACCATCCGCAGGGCCAGGATCCGCAGCAGTACGTCAAACAGGCCGCCGACCGCCTGATTCCGATCGTCGACGTCTGCGCCAAAGTCGGGCTGATCTTCGGGCTGGAAGTCGAAGCCAACCTGATCGGACAGAACGGCCATCTGCTGGCGGCGCTCGCCAAAGCCATCAAGAAGCCGAACCTGGTCTGCATCTTCGACGGCGCGAACATCAGTTGCCAGAACGTCAACGGAATCGATTGCTGCGCCGAATACGTCGCGATGCGGGACTCGTTCGGCTGGATGCACATCAAGGATTACCGCATCGACTCCAGCCTGGCCTGGACCGGCGTCGTCGATGAAGAACGCCTGAAGAACTTCGTTCCCGCCGATGTCGGCGACTCGGGACATGAACTGATTCTTCGCGACCTGAAGGAGCACCTCCCGAAGATCGAGAAGAAGATGCGGAAGCTCGGCGCGCCGGGCGTCTTCCTCGAACTCGAGCCCCATCTCAAGGGGGGCGGCCAGTTCGGCGGCTTCAGCGGTCCCGATGGCATGGGCGTCGCCGTCCGCTCACTCTGCCGAGTGCTCGACTACGTCGGCATCGACTACCACCTGCGGGATTTCGGCGATATCCGCACGGCGCGGGGATTTTGAGGAACAAATCGTTGAGCGTTGAGGGTTCTGCGTTGAGAAATTCGGGAGGCACGCCCTGAGGCTATGCGGTCGGCGTGCCTCCCGCTTTGACTCTTCCTCAACGATCGACGATCAACGCTCCTCACGCCTTGCGATACTCCGCCTTCACGTTCGTCCGAATGCCGCCGCGGGGCGTGAAAGCGGCGTGCAGCACCATCCACTTGGGTTCCGTGACGGCCACCAGATCGTCGAGGATCTCGTTGGTCACGCGCTCGTAGAAGGCGCCGTGATTGCGGTACTGCTGCAGGTAGATCTTGAGCGACTTCAGCTCGAAGCACTTCCCGTCCGGGACGTAAGTGATCGTCAGCGTCCCGAAATCGGGCTGGCCGGTCTTGGGGCAGAGGGACGTAAACTCGGGGCAGA harbors:
- the queF gene encoding preQ(1) synthase; the protein is MTAPSRDTLETFENPCPGRDYEIETVCPEFTSLCPKTGQPDFGTLTITYVPDGKCFELKSLKIYLQQYRNHGAFYERVTNEILDDLVAVTEPKWMVLHAAFTPRGGIRTNVKAEYRKA
- a CDS encoding sugar phosphate isomerase/epimerase family protein, which codes for MSEKPSVILSAFADEAANTKSAVEQFAALAALGLQYYSPRFVDVAGVGQVKHVTELSKEEFKQLAKLQKEYGLSVCSIGSRIGKVKLLDIEDGSHNKYVDPKTYLNTTVADTLRAAEALGATMIRGFSFYHPQGQDPQQYVKQAADRLIPIVDVCAKVGLIFGLEVEANLIGQNGHLLAALAKAIKKPNLVCIFDGANISCQNVNGIDCCAEYVAMRDSFGWMHIKDYRIDSSLAWTGVVDEERLKNFVPADVGDSGHELILRDLKEHLPKIEKKMRKLGAPGVFLELEPHLKGGGQFGGFSGPDGMGVAVRSLCRVLDYVGIDYHLRDFGDIRTARGF